CGGAAACATCATCATCTGATGCAGAGTTGACGAtattgccctcatgttgtgtatccgcGGCCTACCAAGCAAtgtgttgtacctcatgtcacctccGATGATATGGAATTTGGCATCCTGAACAGCACCGGATAtattgaccgggagggtgatctccCCCTTTGTTGCTTCGCCGGCCATGCTGAAGCCGTTAAGGACTCGGGAGGTAGGTACGACTGATCGAGCAATCAAAGTTGTTCTACCACCTTTGACCTGAttacgttggccgagctacctggatccacgagtacacgttttatttgaacgTTATTCAAGAGAAATGAAATTACCAGCGTGTCGTTATGTGGTCGAGTCAAGGTCTCAAAATCTTCCTCGTTGAATGCAAGGATGTCTTCCGACATGCGGCCCCGAATCAACCCTTTCGTTGCAGCGGACACTTTTACCCGTTTGATCACGGGTCCTTGGGGAATGTCAGTCCCCCCAACGATCATATGAACGATGTGCTGAGGTTTTCTCGCTCCGTTTCTCCTATCTGTCTCTCTTTCTTCCCGGGTGAGATTTTTTCGAGTTTCTTGTTGATTTTCTTGGCGTGTATTCCCGTTAATATAGGAACCGACATCAACGTGTTGGGCGTTGCGTGAGACCGTACCCATGGGGATCGATTCCGGTGCACTCTCGAGGttttgtggtggtacaccaatacctggaacagcaataccattctctccatggtccttaggaccgttgttttcatgtgcatGCACGGAGTTAggcattttgacctaaaatcaaagattcttggactagaaaaaatgtgaagaataacgtgtgttatgcagtaaactagcaagaaaacaatcactattatttttagccccacgatgggcgccaaactgtttaccttgaaaatggtaattacaattagatttgattttgtggttctaaaaatacgtgatttatttttatgctagttgttaggcagtagatgctaagtgtgagactaaaaaataagataagagctCGAAGGCAGTGTGTCAAGTAAACCGAGTGGCTGAGGATCGAGACCTCAAGCTGGCCTaaacggggcctcgaggtcgagctaagcgTTAGGCAGTGACCGGCCGATGAAGGTCTAACAATTTTAAGAGCTTTGATCtgagctctttatgatcaataatgagtgataaatgaagaacaattaatgaaacgcaacaaatgtaagcaataaatataaataatagaaTCGAGGaagaatgtgtttaagttagagagcagagaatattCTTGTATATTGAATATTGTGTCGTGTCCCTCCAAGAAATAACAAGGGTCTCCTTTACGTAGGAGGAGAATCTCAATATAGTACATATGCACTTATTACAAAGAAATATAGCTAGTACATACTGGTACTATTGTTGTAAGTGTTGTCAGCTTTGGCCACATGCCTAGGGAGCTTCCCGCTTATAAAAATTATTTACAATCGTATCACTTAAAAACTAACTGTACTAGAGTAGGAGCTTGTCAACAGATCATCTTTACAAGGTGAATGTCCGTGATGTCCCAGTAAAATTTCTAAGAATATATGTTTGTGGTTCCTTTAAACAAAAGATATGAGCAGTCTTTTGGGCTACTATTTTTCTATCTCGAGTTTATCCACGGATCATATAAAGATATTTGCACAACCGGATCATTTAAAGGCCAAGTATAGGTATTTGTTCACACTACGCATTAGTTGGTGAAAAGAGGACTCTACCCTATTGGAGCAGGGCATATTACACTCTCATTGTGCATATATTTTACACTGTCAATAGATAAACCTTACTCTTTTCAAGGTCATAGTTAACCATGCTAACTTCCTATCATTTATCCCAATAACCATGTTTGAACAAAGTTGGATATCTGCTTGCTTTCTGAAGTTGTGGCGATAcaagagagagatagagatagaTGCAATATCCAACATTTATGGCGTAAATGTAACAAAGATGGAAAAAAACTGATATTTGAAGACCTTAAAGAAAGTAGAACCTCAAAGAAACTTCCAAGTGAAGAACCTCAACAAAAAACCCACGGTTTATGAAAGATAAAATGTCACACCAGTCCAAATGCTCTCATCGTCCTCCCTTAATATGCTCAAACAGACTTCTTCAGAATCTCTTCAGAAGGAATCTCGAGAGTTGCCCCGGCATGTTCTTTCTCAGGCTTCACCACTACATCAAACAGCATTCCAATTAATTTGTGAAAAAAGTTGCAGAAGTTAATGGATCCATGCAAACTTAACAGAATATCAAGCAACTTAGCTGATACAAGGACATACTTTCAAATAGTGTAAGCTGATATCCATTACTATATTAAGGAAATTTGCATGGTAAACGAAAATAAAGTTATAATTCAAGATTTCGTGAATTGCCAGTTTTAGAATGTTATTCGTCTTGACTAGATTTTCTAACAGGTTTATGCACCAACACTCACAAGATATGATGATTGAGTTTTTCATTTGTGATATCGAAAAGTTCCCAAGGCTCATACTTGAAGGTTGTGGTAATTGGACTTAATCACAAGTTGACAAAATTATTCTTAAAGCTTAACTTGCAAATTTTAGTCCACAAATTAGACAATTGCAAAGAGATGTGTCTCGACAACAAGTCCACAACACACTACTGAATGGTCATGTCATTACAAGCAGATAAGTCTTAATGAAAATACCTTTTGATATTCTTGTGTGTGAAAGATCTTAAAGAAAGTTGCATATTCTAAGCATCAAGCTCCTAGGGCCCAAATAACTAGAGCCTAGGCACTGTTAAGGAATAAGGATTCAAACGCATTAGAGAATGCCTAGGCGCTAAACTTTGGAATGTGCACATGGACACTATCGATTAATGCCTAGGAACTGTTATAAAGAACGAATATTCGGAGAGTCTGCAGTTCGGCTGGCTCAGCCTCTAACGTGTAGGTGCAAGGTGCTAatctatattttaaaaaaaatggagaACAATCACATTCTTCAATCGATTGTGCTGTGGTGGTTACTCCGGTTGTTCAAATCAGAATTCTCCAGGTTATAGTTATCTGGATCACTCAAACTGAAGTTCACAAAGATTGCAACAAAAATATACCATTTAAATAATGGTTAACTATTGTTCGAGCTTGTTCTTTACAATTGTGCAATTCAACGGGTTGTGAAAGTTGTAAGAAATCATACAACGCGTTGAAATGAGCTCTGATAAATAACATAATGCAACTCAGATTTGCATCGGGTAACTAAAATAAGTTCTCCTATGTAATCTCATCTAGTAACATTGTCATCAAGAAAAAAATGCCTTTGCAGCAATAAAACAAACAGCTGGTGTGTGCCAATTGAGTACTCCATAAGATCAAGAAattgggtgggggggggggggggatagcACAGGAAATTAATAAATGTAATGATATATAGGATTAAGATAATGGGGCAATAAAAAGAGCATAATTTTTTTTTACCGAAAGCACCAGAGGGGCTAGATTTAGCTTGGACGATCATGGTGGAGATGAACTCAGAGGCATCACGTGCGTCATCCAACAGCCGCTGAATGTCGGCTTCCGATGTCACGTGACGATTCTCCTCGAACTTATTTCTGACCTCGGCCGCGGATTTTTGGAGCATGAAACCGTCGCCGGCGAAGGTTTTCCGAGTGGCCTTCAGCACTGATCTGTAGGCTCGAAGTGCTTCTACTGCTCTCCCGCTCGCCATTTTCCTCCCTCCGTTGTCTCAATGAGCTTAATTGATAACCCCGCGACTATAATTTCTCCCTGAATTAGAGAAATGTTTATGCAGAAGAGATTCAATTTATATGAATTGATAGTGTAAATCTTTTAACATAAATTTTTTTTAGGACATGTTATTTATCAATTATTTATATTATATCAATGTAATTATTAAATTAAGTGATTTATATTTACTCTTTTAAGTGATGTgataatataaatattttttatatattcatTTGATATAAATTATACCGACATAACCTTTTAAGATCACAACTCTTGAAATCTTACTTGTTTTCTTGGATCTTGTATAGAGACAAACTATACTAAGCAAATTAAAacagaaaaatatttatttatgttaaCAACATACCGCAATTCCTGTTTACACAGAAAACAATAATATAACATAAATCTATTGCATACTCTTTTATCACCAAACTATTAGTTAACCAATATTTATTTTTATCccatttattatttaattatatatttatttttgctaggtggttgttgttgttcttatAGTTAGACTTTTCTATAACAGTCATTTGCTGTAAAATCCAAAGTTTTCCTCAGAACCaaatttttaaattatattttaccTTTCTATAACATTTTTTTACCTATAACAACAACATATTTATAGAAAATTTAACTATTAAGCTCTTAGATTGTCTACAAGAGAAAGCTATTGAACACTTTTTTGCTGAATTTGGACACGaatcttcgccaattcaagcgttATATCGCTAGTAAGAGAATGAAATCTACAAAAAGCTGTAATTACATAGTTCATCTATCAATCTTAAAAGAATTTCTTTTTCTAGGTACCTTTAAAATATCTGCCTTAGAGTTTTTTAGTTACTAATTTATTAATAATGTATTAGCTTTCTTCAATATTTAAGTAGTGAAATATCCATatcttttgagattttaaataTGAATAATTTTATTATCTTTCATATATaacattaaaaaaagaaaagtaattaatttttgaataatttttatctataacaaccaaaaaatatttaaatgtcAAATGTTGTTATAGGTGTATAACAACCATtcattataaaaacaaaaaatatcaaacaaatgaGGCTGCTATAAAGATAGTTGACTGTATTATTTAACTAGTATTAAAACTCGCGCGATGCGCGGATGGTACTTTTGAATATTAGTGTGATAATATTGTTCTTAATTATCTGCTCACTTCAATGCTATTAAGTATGGTAAATTTACTACATAAATAAGAAATATGGTCAAGGATGATGAATTTAAAAGGTAGCCATCTCAAACTCAAAAATCACATAATTTCTAATCGTACACTTTAAGAACCGTTTTCCCAGGTTCCTAAACTAGGATGTTGTGGCATAAAGGCTGGAGTATTgattcccttttttttcattttacaaAGGTGACATCAATATCCCATACATAAAACATATATAAGAACTTTAAAGTTTCACAAACACAAGTAGATACGGAAACCTTAACTACAAAAAGACACTTATTCAACTCTTGATTCATTCACTTAACTCACATATAACATTAAAAGGTTCCTTCTCATCATTCTGTAAATGATATAACAATATAAACGTTCAAATGCGATAATTCAAAACTTTCCAGTAGCTCTTCTAATATCAATCAAGTCGATAACATAAAGAGTCAAGTAACTTTAGATTATAAATAATGATTCTAAATGGCAGAAACCAAATTAAAATACAACTTAAACTACTTCTCCTTCG
This genomic stretch from Nicotiana sylvestris chromosome 9, ASM39365v2, whole genome shotgun sequence harbors:
- the LOC104228793 gene encoding mitochondrial zinc maintenance protein 1, mitochondrial, which codes for MASGRAVEALRAYRSVLKATRKTFAGDGFMLQKSAAEVRNKFEENRHVTSEADIQRLLDDARDASEFISTMIVQAKSSPSGAFVVKPEKEHAGATLEIPSEEILKKSV